CTCTTCATCTGCTCGACGAAGCGTTCGTACTGGTCTTCGGGATCGTTGAGCTCGGAGAAGCCGTTGGCGATCTCCCGCTTGGCTACATACAGCTCGAAGCGGTCGACGAAGCGCGGGTCCGCGTCGTTCCTGCGCGCGAGCGGCGAGATCTCGATCGGAAAGCCGGTGACGAACGTCGGCTGCACGAGCGTCTCCTCGCACGTCGCCTCGAACACGTCGGCGAGAAGCCCGAGGCCCGGCTGGCGCTTTTTCGGATCGATGCCGAGCTTGTCGGCGGCGCGCTCGAGCACCGCGCGGTCGAGCGCTTCGCTGCGGGTTACGCCGAGCACGCCGGCTACGGCGTCGGCCATGTCGACGCGCCGCATTGGCGCCGAGAAATCCAGAACGACGTCGCCGTAAGGAACCTGCTCGCTGCCGGTCGTCTCGCGCGCAAGCGTCGACAGCATCCGTTCGGTCAGCCCGATCAGGTCTTCGCAGGTTGCCCACGCCTGGTAGAACTCGCACATCGTGAATTCGGGATTGTGCTGCAGCGAGATGCCTTCGTTGCGGAACATGCGGCCGATCTCGAAGACGCGCTCGAAGCCGCCGACGACGAGCCGCTTCAGGTACAGCTCGGGCGCGATGCGCATGAACAGGTCCATCGACAGCGCGTTGTGATGCGTGACGAACGGCTTGGCAGCCGCTCCGCCGGCAATCGGCTGCAAAAGCGGCGTTTCGACCTCGAGATAGCCTTCCTCTGTAAAGAAGCGCCTGAGGCCCGCGATGATCGCGGCGCGGCGCCGGAACGTGCGGCGGACGTCCTCGTTGACGATCAGGTCGACGTAGCGCTGGCGGTAGCGGACTTCCTTGTCCTGAAGCCCGTGCCACTTCTCCGGCAGAGGCCTGAGAGACTTGACGAGCAGCCGCAGGCTGTCGAGCCGCAGCGTCAGCTCGCCGGTGCGGGTGCGAAACAGCTTGCCGGTTGCCCCGACGATGTCGCCGGCGTCGAGTCGCCGCACGAGCTTGAAGGTCTCGTCGCCGAGCTCGGCCTTGTTCGCGAACAGCTGGATCGAACCCGACCCGTCCTGGAGCTTGAGGAAAGACGACTTGCCGAAATCGCGGACGACGAGGACGCGTCCGCCGAGCCGGTAGTGGCCGCTTTTCGCTTCGATCTCTTCGGTTGGAAGATCGCCGAACTCGCGCACGAGCTGGTCGGTGGTCGCGTCGGGCTTGAAATCGTTGGGGAAAGCCTGCCCCGCGGTACGCAGCTCGGCGAGCTTCGCGCGGCGCACGCGAACCTGCTCAC
The genomic region above belongs to Candidatus Limnocylindrales bacterium and contains:
- the lysS gene encoding lysine--tRNA ligase, which produces MSDTNRPEDESEQVRVRRAKLAELRTAGQAFPNDFKPDATTDQLVREFGDLPTEEIEAKSGHYRLGGRVLVVRDFGKSSFLKLQDGSGSIQLFANKAELGDETFKLVRRLDAGDIVGATGKLFRTRTGELTLRLDSLRLLVKSLRPLPEKWHGLQDKEVRYRQRYVDLIVNEDVRRTFRRRAAIIAGLRRFFTEEGYLEVETPLLQPIAGGAAAKPFVTHHNALSMDLFMRIAPELYLKRLVVGGFERVFEIGRMFRNEGISLQHNPEFTMCEFYQAWATCEDLIGLTERMLSTLARETTGSEQVPYGDVVLDFSAPMRRVDMADAVAGVLGVTRSEALDRAVLERAADKLGIDPKKRQPGLGLLADVFEATCEETLVQPTFVTGFPIEISPLARRNDADPRFVDRFELYVAKREIANGFSELNDPEDQYERFVEQMKRKEAGDEEASDLDEDYVRALEVGLPPTAGEGIGIDRLVMLLTDSASIRDVLLFPHLRHEGRGR